Proteins encoded in a region of the Triticum dicoccoides isolate Atlit2015 ecotype Zavitan chromosome 3A, WEW_v2.0, whole genome shotgun sequence genome:
- the LOC119268742 gene encoding uncharacterized protein LOC119268742, with translation MEERSASLHRFNNWKPRTHSAKGQKINQLSGFIILQAGTSELEIGHNFQLHKEDAQKRIWALASRITRSKIHTNNSDSIPDGGRSKRRPLVHSPPPFSPWMRMVEAAPAASIGTAVYSGDDHIPAATLLPPEEHHGPPRSPATETANAHAERSSLRHTLARRRPSAPTPLLLMRRDGAAAGGGGGQYPSHGVEMLPRRRRPSIGEAILPPNSSRGDVL, from the exons ATGGAAGAACGCAGCGCCAGCCTCCATCGATTCAACAATTGGAAGCCTCGAACACACTCTGCCAAAGGACAGAAAATCAATCAATTGAGCGGATTTATCATACTCCAAGCAGGAACATCAGAACTTGAAATTGGGCACAATTTTCAATTACACAAGGAAGACGCACAGAAAAGGATATGGGCGTTGGCATCCAGGATCACTCGATCGAAAATCCATACCAATAACT CGGACTCGATTCCGGACGGAGGAAGGTCTAAGCGGCGGCCGCTCGTCCACTCTCCTCCTCCCTTTTCCCCCTGGATGCGGATGGTTGAGGCTGCACCCGCGGCCTCCATCGGCACGGCCGTCTACAGCGGCGACGACCACATCCCGGCAGCAACGCTCCTCCCTCCGGAGGAGCACCACGGCCCGCCACGCAGCCCGGCAACAGAGACGGCCAACGCGCATGCGGAGCGCAGTTCTCTCCGCCACACCTTGGCACGGCGGCGGCCTTCGGCTCCGACGCCGCTTCTCCTGATGCGGCGCgatggcgcggcggccggcggtggcggcggccaatATCCGTCCCACGGCGTGGAGATGCTGCCCAGGCGCAGACGACCTTCGATTGGCGAAGCCATCTTACCTCCTAACTCCTCACGAGGAGATGTGCTATGA
- the LOC119268744 gene encoding uncharacterized protein LOC119268744 isoform X2, with protein MVSRLITASNGSSPRHTDGSAWRSTTHLLLFRCWHALLKREAPAYVHCKIWALIWPNIETVGLFSLPAVGSTGRGVRAWGALLPNESPLHYERVVRSGVRALLTSTPLRRRLRFAPDAATATVAMDPVKSAELQAQLKEMRAELKERSLPGAKVTKGPPSEILPFLAEVVKKNRAELREAYSNLEPPILRLNSRQDPCASPPAFSEDGEGKEA; from the exons ATGGTGAGTCGGCTGATCACAGCATCCAATGGCAGCTCACCGAGACACACCGACGGAAGCGCATGGAGAAGCACAACGCATCTGCTGCTTTTTCGTTGCTGGCATGCGCTCCTGAAGCGGGAAGCTCCAGCCTATGTG CACTGCAAAATCTGGGCTTTAATCTGGCCCAACATAGAAACAGTCGGGCTTTTTTCGCTACCAGCTGTAGGGTCGACAGGGAGGGGCGTTCGGGCTTGGGGGGCTCTCCTCCCGAACGAATCCCCCCTCCACTACGAACGAGTCGTTCGGTCTGGAGTTCGTGCGTTATTGACGTCcaccccgctccgccgccgcctccgctttGCCCCTGACGCTGCAACCGCTACCGTCGCCATGG ACCCGGTCAAGTCGGCGGAACTTCAGGCGCAGCTTAAGGAGATGAGGGCGGAGCTGAAGGAACGATCTCTCCCCGGCGCCAAGGTCACCAAGGGTCCCCCCTCCGAGAT CCTCCCTTTTCTcgcggaggtggtgaagaagaacagGGCGGAGCTGCGGGAGGCGTACAGCAACCTCGAACCACCCATCCTCCGTCTCAACTCCCGGCAAGACCCGTGCGCATCACCACCAG